The genomic segment TTTGTCCACTATTCATCCATTGATGGTGAAGGATACAAGACCCTCGAGGAGGGGGAGCGTGTTGTCTTTGAAGTGTCGGAAGGTCCGAAGGGTCCGATGGCGGTGAATGTTTCCCCCCAGGCCTGAGAAAACGATTTACAATGAGAAACATGAAGCCCGGACAACCTGTCCGGGCTTTTTTATCTTTGAACGATTTACAACTGACTCNNNNNNNNNNGATAACGTAAAATATTTTTCGCACATTCAAAAAGGACATGATAGCCTTCCATCTGGTTTATTTCAGTCCGCTAAAACAAAAACAACCAGAAGGAGGCCACCATGTCCAAGAAAGATTGTAGCGCAAAATCGGGGAAATTGATAGAGATCGATGAAACGAAAGTCACGGCACATTTGAGCGAGATTGTCCGGGGGACCGTGGAGGAGACGCTGAACGGCTTATTGGATGCAGAAGCGGAGAGATTATGTAACGCCAAGCGTTATGAACACACCGAGGCCCGCCAGGATACACGTGCGGGATCTTACCGTCGTACTCTCCATACCAAAGCCGGTGCAGTATCGTTAAAGATGCCGAAATTGAGGAAATTAACCTTCGAGACAGCCATCATTGAGCGCTATCGAAGACGAGAGTCATCGGTGGAA from the Deltaproteobacteria bacterium genome contains:
- a CDS encoding cold-shock protein, with product MSEGVVKWFNPVKGYGFITQEEGKDVFVHYSSIDGEGYKTLEEGERVVFEVSEGPKGPMAVNVSPQA